One part of the Sphingopyxis sp. PAMC25046 genome encodes these proteins:
- a CDS encoding nuclear transport factor 2 family protein produces MTGNVHDAERRLRLAMLAGNAEALENMLGERLIFTDQNGNRLSREEDIAAHRSGLLDITAIDFTGAPVVHEYGDTATVCVTADLAGSYGGAEFFGTFAYSRVWLRTDGEWKIILAHCSALPSEG; encoded by the coding sequence ATGACCGGCAATGTCCACGACGCGGAGCGCCGACTGCGACTGGCCATGCTGGCAGGCAATGCGGAAGCGCTCGAGAATATGCTCGGCGAGCGCTTGATCTTCACCGACCAGAATGGGAACCGTTTGTCGAGGGAAGAAGATATAGCGGCGCACCGATCGGGCCTGCTCGACATTACGGCGATCGATTTTACAGGTGCTCCGGTCGTTCACGAATATGGCGACACGGCCACGGTGTGCGTTACCGCCGATCTTGCAGGTTCATATGGCGGGGCAGAATTCTTCGGCACATTCGCTTATTCGCGCGTCTGGCTGCGAACGGATGGCGAATGGAAGATTATCCTGGCGCATTGCTCGGCGCTTCCGTCGGAGGGTTAG
- a CDS encoding response regulator transcription factor has translation MIRIAIIEDDPLIQAGLGTAIGASGDCVVAATATAYADGTRIVEHGGFDVLVCDLGLPDGDGIDLIRHAAMRDPATDILVLTMFADHGKVIEAIKAGARGYLLKDQRLDDCVEAIREIRRGGSPISPIIARILLKRLQPAVSAADEDEKLSERESETLRLLSRGFTYSECAGIMAISPHTVGTHVKHIYRKLEVTSRSEAVYEATLRGMLDDN, from the coding sequence ATGATACGCATCGCGATCATCGAGGACGACCCGCTGATTCAGGCCGGGCTTGGCACGGCGATAGGCGCGTCGGGCGATTGTGTCGTTGCCGCGACGGCGACCGCCTATGCCGATGGCACGCGGATCGTCGAACATGGGGGTTTCGATGTCCTCGTCTGCGACCTTGGCCTGCCCGACGGCGATGGCATCGATCTGATCCGCCACGCCGCAATGCGCGATCCTGCTACCGACATATTGGTGCTGACGATGTTCGCCGACCATGGCAAGGTGATCGAGGCGATCAAGGCGGGGGCGCGTGGCTATCTGCTCAAGGATCAGCGGCTCGACGATTGTGTCGAGGCGATCCGCGAGATTCGTCGGGGCGGGTCGCCGATCAGCCCGATCATCGCGCGCATCTTGCTCAAGCGGCTGCAACCGGCGGTGTCTGCGGCCGACGAGGACGAGAAGCTGTCCGAACGCGAAAGCGAAACCCTCCGCCTCTTGTCACGCGGCTTCACCTATTCCGAATGCGCCGGGATCATGGCCATCTCGCCGCACACCGTCGGCACGCACGTCAAGCATATCTATCGCAAGCTCGAGGTCACGTCACGATCGGAGGCGGTTTACGAAGCGACGCTTCGCGGCATGCTCGATGACAATTAG
- a CDS encoding LysR substrate-binding domain-containing protein: MLNIPTSEALIAAIEAARTGSMTAAAERLGITHGAVSRRILSLEQWLGTPVFERLGRGVRPTPQGIIFLRRAERSLSAIEALRSELGSRRDPGAIRISALPSMVRLWLMPQLRRLEPIAPARAIEIIPEHRMAQVQNRDMDIAVRYGTGSWPGVDTHLLFPDVAIPAATPELAARLAGISARDLMKETLLIDGDSSDWQEWGRRAGIQRALLGSKRQFLDHDVAIEAARQELGVILLRVPMAASALYDKSLQPLPFPAIASTRGHYLAVRAGERRPDILALVDELRSIGAEATAYFNGAFPEIAAQAFDAQGKAASQRRRAEGVG; this comes from the coding sequence TTGTTGAATATCCCGACCTCGGAGGCGTTGATCGCGGCGATAGAGGCCGCCCGAACAGGTTCGATGACTGCTGCGGCGGAACGCCTCGGAATAACGCACGGCGCCGTCAGTCGCCGGATACTTTCACTTGAACAGTGGCTTGGAACGCCCGTGTTCGAACGGCTCGGCCGCGGCGTTCGGCCGACGCCCCAAGGCATTATCTTCCTGCGTCGCGCCGAGCGATCGCTAAGCGCGATCGAAGCTCTTCGATCCGAACTTGGCAGCCGGCGCGATCCCGGCGCCATCCGCATATCCGCACTTCCATCGATGGTCCGGCTATGGCTGATGCCACAGCTACGCCGCCTCGAACCGATCGCTCCCGCGCGCGCGATAGAAATCATTCCCGAGCATCGTATGGCGCAAGTCCAGAACCGCGATATGGACATCGCGGTGCGATATGGCACCGGATCTTGGCCCGGTGTCGATACACATCTCCTTTTCCCCGACGTCGCAATTCCCGCCGCCACACCTGAACTCGCGGCGCGGTTGGCCGGGATTTCAGCGCGGGATCTGATGAAAGAGACTTTGCTAATCGACGGTGACAGCTCGGATTGGCAGGAATGGGGTCGTCGTGCGGGGATACAAAGAGCCTTATTGGGATCGAAACGCCAATTCCTTGATCACGATGTCGCGATCGAAGCCGCCCGTCAGGAACTTGGCGTAATCTTGCTGCGCGTGCCGATGGCGGCATCGGCACTTTATGACAAAAGCCTGCAGCCGCTACCATTTCCGGCCATAGCCAGCACGCGGGGACATTATCTCGCCGTCCGTGCGGGTGAACGCCGTCCGGACATACTCGCGCTGGTCGACGAATTGAGGTCCATCGGCGCCGAAGCCACGGCGTATTTCAACGGCGCCTTCCCCGAAATTGCCGCGCAAGCTTTTGACGCGCAGGGCAAAGCAGCTTCGCAGCGCCGCCGTGCGGAAGGCGTTGGATAG
- a CDS encoding ECF-type sigma factor — MIRTNAIMETLYDDLRDIARRERFRAGQPMTLQTTAVLHEAYIKLYKREDWESREHFLGTAATAIRHVLVNAALARKAAKRGDGVRAMPIGEAHDIVFSEDDRELIALGEALEELAALDAELAKLIDCRFFAGLSEAETADVMGISERTVRRRWTQARAWVHREMAGE, encoded by the coding sequence ATGATACGCACCAATGCCATCATGGAAACGCTGTACGACGATTTGCGCGACATCGCGCGCCGCGAACGTTTCCGCGCCGGGCAGCCGATGACGCTGCAGACGACCGCCGTGCTGCACGAAGCCTATATCAAGCTCTACAAGCGCGAGGATTGGGAAAGTCGCGAGCATTTCCTGGGCACCGCCGCGACCGCGATCCGCCATGTCCTCGTGAACGCGGCGCTTGCGCGCAAGGCGGCAAAGCGCGGCGACGGCGTGCGCGCGATGCCGATCGGCGAGGCGCACGACATCGTCTTTTCCGAAGACGATCGCGAGCTGATCGCGCTCGGCGAGGCGCTGGAGGAACTGGCGGCGCTCGACGCCGAACTCGCAAAGCTCATCGACTGCCGGTTCTTCGCCGGCCTCAGCGAAGCCGAAACCGCCGACGTCATGGGCATCAGCGAACGCACCGTGCGGCGTCGATGGACCCAGGCGCGCGCCTGGGTCCATCGCGAGATGGCGGGCGAATAG
- a CDS encoding helix-turn-helix transcriptional regulator, whose amino-acid sequence MTHLRSMIADVAPARPDDDATTAEPVIILIDGARRLLDANRPAAALLDAGAPVERSFGRLAAPCQRDMIRIDRAIAAARRYGMAGLSLAAGAFEAEVIRMGDGTPAPIFILLARSPATSARTGRAARCFGLTPAENRLLDCLVEGLELKDAACRLGVARTTARTHLQRIFDKTGVRRQTDLQRMIALS is encoded by the coding sequence ATGACGCATCTTCGTTCGATGATCGCCGACGTCGCACCGGCACGGCCCGATGACGACGCAACCACGGCCGAACCCGTGATCATCCTGATCGACGGCGCCCGCCGCTTGCTCGACGCCAACCGCCCGGCCGCCGCGCTGCTCGACGCCGGGGCGCCGGTCGAGCGCAGCTTCGGCCGCCTCGCCGCGCCGTGCCAGCGCGACATGATCCGGATCGACCGGGCGATCGCTGCGGCGCGACGATATGGCATGGCGGGGCTGTCGCTGGCGGCCGGAGCGTTCGAAGCCGAAGTGATCCGCATGGGCGACGGCACGCCCGCACCCATTTTCATCCTCCTCGCGCGTTCGCCCGCGACGAGCGCACGCACCGGACGTGCGGCGCGATGCTTCGGGCTGACACCCGCCGAAAACCGATTGCTCGACTGCCTCGTCGAGGGGCTGGAACTCAAGGACGCGGCCTGTCGCCTCGGCGTAGCGCGGACGACGGCGCGTACGCATCTGCAACGCATCTTCGACAAGACCGGCGTGCGCCGGCAGACCGACCTGCAACGCATGATCGCGCTGTCCTAG
- a CDS encoding YadA-like family protein produces MGNKSKLLVAAAPLALAGLGLMPITASAAPQPCEYVAGSAGADNSPGNDDDTPPTIVCGESSFGGTGSTVVGRGEVSNGSIGIGQFVIVEPDTNFSDTNISNGAVFPDASVGIGYRTRVDGDRNVAVGANSRIGGVFGQFNSVSRATAIGSTTLVLGEGGVAVGASSQAIADGSTVVGTQSAAAGEGATVLGYQSGTASIGGVAIGRNSRVNETQFGTISTVEVPDLVGGVAVGDRSRVSGNNGLALGAYSVVGIRNAFEPVANGTAVGAASNVAAEGGTALGARTSVTGANGIAIGNGVGVANSGAIAIGASSAASADNATALGTGAVASGSNAVALGAGSVADRANSVSVGAAGAERQITNVAAGTAATDAVNVGQLNAAVAGANGSSAAAQTTANAALVDAAAAQATADGALADAAAAQGTADTAIVRGGTLGQSAAAALGGGATYNGATGMMTAPSYGVQGASYADVGSAIGALDSGLTQLSGRVDLLELANDRSFDRVNGGIAAAMALGGTMVVPDSDVSVSFNLATYRGEQGFSGAVVVRAAPRVYVNGGFAGSTVKGSTGGRVGVAFGF; encoded by the coding sequence ATGGGTAACAAGAGCAAACTCCTCGTCGCGGCTGCGCCGCTTGCGCTTGCCGGACTGGGGCTGATGCCGATCACCGCATCCGCCGCGCCACAGCCATGCGAATATGTCGCCGGCAGCGCGGGAGCCGACAACTCGCCGGGCAACGATGACGATACGCCGCCGACGATCGTGTGCGGCGAATCCTCATTCGGCGGAACCGGCTCGACCGTTGTCGGTCGCGGGGAAGTCAGCAATGGCAGCATCGGGATCGGGCAATTCGTCATCGTCGAGCCCGACACCAACTTCAGCGACACCAACATCTCCAACGGCGCCGTGTTTCCCGACGCCAGCGTCGGGATCGGGTATCGCACGCGCGTCGACGGCGATCGGAACGTCGCGGTCGGCGCCAATTCCCGGATCGGCGGCGTTTTCGGACAGTTCAACAGCGTCAGCAGGGCGACCGCGATCGGATCGACTACCCTGGTGCTCGGCGAGGGCGGCGTCGCGGTCGGCGCGTCTTCACAGGCAATAGCCGACGGCTCGACGGTCGTTGGTACGCAATCGGCCGCCGCCGGCGAAGGAGCAACCGTGCTCGGCTATCAGTCGGGCACCGCCTCCATCGGCGGTGTTGCCATTGGCCGGAACAGCCGTGTCAATGAGACGCAGTTCGGCACGATCAGCACGGTCGAAGTTCCCGACCTGGTGGGCGGGGTTGCGGTTGGCGATCGCTCGCGCGTCTCCGGCAACAATGGCCTCGCGCTCGGGGCCTATTCCGTCGTTGGTATCCGTAACGCCTTCGAACCGGTGGCCAATGGCACTGCGGTCGGTGCGGCGTCGAATGTCGCGGCGGAAGGGGGCACGGCGCTCGGCGCGCGAACAAGCGTTACCGGAGCGAACGGCATCGCGATCGGCAACGGTGTCGGCGTGGCCAACAGCGGTGCGATCGCGATCGGCGCGAGCAGCGCGGCGAGCGCCGACAATGCGACCGCGCTCGGTACCGGTGCGGTAGCGAGCGGGAGCAATGCGGTCGCGCTCGGGGCGGGGTCGGTCGCCGACCGGGCCAACAGCGTTTCGGTTGGCGCAGCGGGCGCCGAACGCCAGATCACCAATGTGGCGGCGGGCACGGCGGCCACCGACGCGGTCAACGTCGGCCAGCTCAACGCAGCCGTCGCCGGCGCGAACGGAAGCTCCGCTGCGGCGCAGACCACCGCCAACGCTGCGCTCGTCGATGCGGCTGCAGCCCAGGCGACGGCCGACGGTGCGCTGGCCGATGCCGCTGCGGCGCAAGGCACGGCGGACACGGCGATCGTGCGCGGTGGCACGCTCGGCCAAAGTGCGGCCGCCGCGCTCGGCGGCGGGGCGACCTATAACGGCGCGACGGGGATGATGACGGCACCGAGCTACGGCGTCCAGGGGGCGAGCTATGCCGATGTCGGTTCGGCGATCGGCGCGCTCGACAGCGGATTGACGCAGCTCAGTGGCCGCGTCGACCTGCTCGAACTCGCAAACGACCGCAGCTTCGATCGCGTGAATGGCGGCATCGCGGCGGCGATGGCGCTGGGCGGCACGATGGTCGTGCCCGACAGCGATGTGTCGGTGTCGTTCAACCTCGCCACCTATCGGGGCGAACAGGGCTTTTCGGGCGCCGTCGTCGTGCGCGCGGCGCCGCGTGTTTATGTCAACGGCGGTTTTGCCGGTTCGACCGTCAAGGGATCGACCGGCGGCAGGGTCGGCGTCGCGTTCGGGTTTTGA
- a CDS encoding ATP-binding protein, whose amino-acid sequence MTIRQLFRTILCVLLAVSGASALGAAQGEAINGAAADVTAHGRTIRFADADFVLAAQDVVPREGWHRRPMPQIWLSGEARRLQAERLGVWARMRFDRSRVDGDHLAILTENNREKLTVYFNGVDIYRNYRSETAPAMGWNRPYLITVPDALVRPGVNEIILHVASRKEFNLGVGSVSIGPRETLAARYADRYFWRIAGARGANYALIFLSAIIFIMWLWRRKEMELFWLAMTGLAWFVRDYHFFAEEAPFDPWLFQQITYYSLYPAIIFSLCFCVEFMKPAKRRRIIAALLALGVFLCLFRMLLVRSTETDIASNLMTLGIVIAMVVVLFMAWLRRRTMEHLVLIVALSVTTAFAVHDVGRIPNILWWDGLGFHAQPYTGLALFTAFLFSIGRRILRALDLVEQTNIELERRVERATAALADSESARRRMEVERAIDSERERLMREMHDGIGSNLVTALAIARRRKQDPVTIATLERAISDLKLTVDSLAPVDGDVVTLLANLRHRMEPDLQQAGVALEWNVEPCPPLEWLDAANALHMLRIIQEALSNILTHAHASRIVIHLRPLARRAIDGVSIDIADDGRGFALQKSATGKGLGNMRARARALHGECILASTPGEGTRVTLWLPVCRDGLVAQAG is encoded by the coding sequence ATGACAATTAGGCAGCTGTTCCGGACTATCCTGTGCGTCCTGCTCGCCGTTTCCGGGGCCTCGGCCTTGGGTGCGGCACAGGGCGAGGCGATCAACGGCGCCGCGGCGGACGTCACGGCCCACGGGCGGACGATCCGATTCGCCGATGCCGATTTCGTCCTCGCGGCGCAGGATGTTGTGCCGCGCGAAGGGTGGCACCGGCGGCCGATGCCGCAGATCTGGCTTTCGGGCGAGGCGCGGCGCCTGCAAGCGGAGCGACTCGGTGTCTGGGCGCGTATGCGTTTCGACCGGAGCCGCGTCGATGGCGACCATCTGGCGATCCTGACCGAAAATAACCGCGAGAAGCTCACCGTTTATTTCAACGGCGTCGACATCTATCGCAATTATCGCAGCGAGACGGCTCCTGCGATGGGATGGAACCGGCCCTATCTGATCACCGTGCCCGACGCACTCGTACGCCCGGGGGTTAACGAGATTATCCTTCACGTCGCGTCGCGAAAAGAGTTCAACCTCGGCGTCGGGTCTGTGTCGATAGGGCCACGCGAGACGCTGGCCGCGCGTTATGCCGATCGCTATTTCTGGCGTATCGCGGGCGCGCGCGGCGCCAATTATGCGCTGATCTTCCTCTCAGCAATTATCTTCATCATGTGGCTGTGGCGCCGTAAGGAGATGGAGTTGTTCTGGCTCGCAATGACCGGGCTCGCCTGGTTCGTGCGCGATTATCATTTCTTCGCCGAGGAAGCGCCGTTCGATCCGTGGCTGTTCCAGCAGATCACCTATTATTCGCTCTATCCCGCGATCATATTTTCACTCTGCTTTTGCGTCGAATTCATGAAGCCGGCAAAGCGGCGACGGATCATCGCCGCGCTGCTGGCGCTCGGCGTCTTCCTGTGCCTGTTCCGCATGCTCCTCGTCCGCTCGACCGAAACCGATATTGCGAGCAATTTGATGACGCTGGGGATCGTCATCGCGATGGTCGTCGTCCTGTTCATGGCTTGGCTTCGTCGGCGCACGATGGAGCATCTTGTTCTGATCGTGGCGCTCAGCGTTACGACGGCCTTTGCGGTGCACGACGTCGGTCGCATACCCAACATCCTGTGGTGGGACGGCCTCGGCTTCCACGCTCAGCCTTATACCGGGCTCGCGCTGTTTACCGCGTTCCTGTTCTCGATCGGGCGGCGCATCCTGCGCGCGCTCGATTTGGTCGAACAGACCAATATCGAGCTGGAGCGCCGCGTCGAACGGGCGACGGCGGCGCTGGCCGACAGCGAGAGCGCGCGACGCCGGATGGAGGTCGAGCGAGCGATCGATTCCGAACGCGAGCGGCTGATGCGCGAGATGCACGACGGCATCGGGTCGAACCTGGTCACCGCACTCGCCATTGCGCGCCGCCGCAAGCAAGATCCAGTAACGATCGCAACGCTTGAGCGCGCGATCTCGGACCTCAAGCTGACCGTTGATTCGCTCGCTCCGGTCGATGGCGACGTCGTGACCTTGCTTGCCAATTTGCGGCATCGGATGGAACCCGACTTGCAACAGGCCGGCGTCGCGCTCGAATGGAATGTCGAACCTTGCCCGCCGCTCGAATGGCTCGATGCCGCCAACGCGCTGCACATGCTGCGGATCATCCAGGAAGCACTGAGCAATATATTGACGCACGCGCATGCCAGCCGGATCGTCATTCACCTGCGACCTTTGGCCAGAAGAGCGATCGACGGTGTGTCGATCGATATCGCCGATGACGGCCGCGGCTTTGCGCTGCAAAAATCGGCGACGGGTAAGGGACTGGGCAACATGCGCGCCCGCGCTCGCGCGCTACACGGCGAATGCATACTTGCATCGACGCCGGGCGAGGGGACGCGGGTTACGCTGTGGTTGCCCGTATGCCGGGACGGACTAGTTGCCCAAGCGGGATGA
- a CDS encoding serine/threonine-protein kinase: MRQPSSSEWSTIWRLFDRLVSLPADEQEPALARAAVEPFVADQVRSLLRAGDSPGPLDGQAPGAERATTAEYSSLASGTTVGAFRVLQLIGRGGMGEVYLAERTGSGFDQRVALKMLRPEAVARASLFESERQLLATLEHPGIARLIDGGIADDGRAYMAMEYVEGEDIGRWCARTKAGLDERLRLFLALCDAVSYAHARLVVHRDIKLANILIDTGGRLRLLDFGIARIADEAAGDHTMTLAMLTPDYAAPEQLENARVTVATDVYALGAVLYELLTGTGPWRAGAGSVSSIIRRALHDDPVPPSKLAREVGESPVPAPRIAGDLDAIVMKAMRHAPADRYASVADLADDIRRHQRLRPVRAHAGSSAYRVRRFVQRNTLGVVAGGALALALLAGAGGIAWQARQAAIERDIARAELRRSEAAFNAISYLFRNASETGQIGSVTAREMLDASARKLIATSDPDDPDTADAVITLADLYILTEDVAGAESFLRQAMDAGVGRTDTAATARIQHRLGQAYAATGRPDEARALLDRADGMFRADPERFRTERADALGARAYMLRVAGKRDEAIKLLEDGMPAAEAAYADNPREMLTRYANLGAHYIESGRIDDAERILDRGAALATRERMEASAPGLMILTHRATTRVYRGDLKGGLAGYERAASLRRELYGSSAGLGFALMQAGGIELALGQDAKALATFDEAWPMIDKYLGLGSPPGLALQSTRVEALANLGRRDDARRSLARAEADFAKLGAPADRNPPFLRARAAVRIADGQYDDARADLDAAEKLLTALGRAAGPSLLIVKQHRSRLR, translated from the coding sequence ATGCGGCAGCCCAGTTCATCCGAGTGGTCCACGATCTGGCGCCTGTTCGACCGGCTGGTGTCGCTGCCGGCGGACGAGCAGGAACCGGCACTCGCACGCGCGGCGGTCGAGCCGTTCGTCGCCGACCAGGTGCGCAGCCTGCTGCGCGCCGGCGACAGCCCGGGGCCGCTCGACGGGCAGGCACCCGGCGCCGAGCGGGCGACGACGGCCGAATATTCCTCGCTTGCGTCCGGCACGACCGTCGGCGCGTTCCGCGTCCTCCAGTTGATCGGACGCGGCGGGATGGGCGAGGTGTATCTTGCCGAACGGACGGGGTCGGGGTTCGACCAGCGCGTCGCGCTGAAGATGCTGCGCCCCGAAGCGGTCGCGCGCGCATCGCTTTTCGAATCCGAACGCCAGCTGCTCGCGACACTCGAGCATCCGGGAATCGCGCGGCTGATCGACGGCGGCATCGCGGACGACGGGCGCGCCTATATGGCGATGGAATATGTGGAGGGCGAGGATATCGGACGATGGTGCGCCCGCACCAAGGCGGGGTTGGACGAGCGGCTGCGCCTGTTCCTCGCGCTGTGCGATGCGGTATCCTATGCGCATGCGCGGCTGGTCGTGCACCGCGACATCAAGCTCGCCAACATCCTGATCGATACTGGCGGGCGCCTCCGCCTGCTCGACTTCGGAATCGCGCGTATCGCCGACGAGGCCGCAGGCGATCATACGATGACGCTGGCGATGCTTACCCCCGATTATGCCGCGCCCGAACAGCTCGAAAACGCGCGTGTCACTGTGGCGACCGACGTCTACGCGCTCGGCGCCGTGCTCTACGAATTGTTGACCGGAACCGGGCCGTGGCGCGCCGGCGCGGGATCGGTGTCCTCGATCATCCGCCGCGCGCTGCACGACGACCCGGTGCCGCCGAGCAAGCTGGCGCGCGAAGTCGGGGAGAGCCCGGTGCCCGCGCCGCGCATCGCCGGCGATCTCGACGCCATCGTGATGAAGGCGATGCGCCACGCGCCGGCGGATCGCTATGCGAGCGTCGCCGACCTTGCCGACGACATCCGTCGCCACCAACGGCTGCGCCCCGTGCGCGCGCACGCGGGATCGTCCGCCTATCGCGTGCGCCGCTTTGTCCAGCGCAACACGCTGGGCGTCGTGGCGGGGGGCGCGCTGGCGCTCGCATTGCTCGCGGGGGCGGGCGGCATCGCGTGGCAGGCGCGGCAAGCCGCGATCGAACGCGACATCGCGCGCGCCGAGCTGCGCCGGTCCGAAGCGGCATTCAACGCGATCAGCTATTTGTTCCGCAATGCCAGCGAGACGGGCCAGATCGGGTCGGTGACGGCGCGCGAGATGCTCGATGCCAGCGCCCGAAAGCTGATCGCGACGAGCGACCCCGACGATCCGGACACCGCCGACGCGGTCATCACGCTCGCCGATCTTTATATCCTGACCGAGGATGTTGCAGGAGCCGAATCCTTCCTGCGCCAGGCAATGGATGCGGGCGTGGGCCGGACGGATACTGCGGCGACCGCACGTATCCAGCACCGGCTGGGGCAGGCCTATGCCGCGACCGGCCGGCCCGATGAAGCGCGAGCGCTGCTCGACCGCGCCGACGGCATGTTCCGTGCCGATCCCGAACGCTTCCGCACCGAAAGGGCCGATGCGCTCGGCGCGCGTGCCTATATGTTGCGCGTCGCGGGCAAGCGCGATGAAGCGATCAAGCTGCTCGAAGACGGAATGCCCGCGGCGGAAGCCGCCTATGCCGATAATCCGCGCGAGATGCTCACGCGCTATGCCAACTTGGGCGCGCACTATATCGAGTCGGGGCGCATCGACGATGCCGAACGGATATTGGACCGCGGCGCGGCCTTGGCGACGCGCGAGCGAATGGAGGCCAGCGCGCCGGGGCTGATGATCCTGACCCACCGCGCGACGACGCGGGTGTATCGCGGGGACCTGAAGGGAGGGCTCGCGGGCTATGAGCGCGCCGCATCGCTGCGCCGCGAGCTCTACGGGTCATCGGCCGGGCTGGGGTTCGCACTGATGCAGGCGGGCGGAATCGAGCTGGCACTGGGGCAGGACGCGAAGGCGCTCGCGACGTTCGACGAAGCCTGGCCGATGATCGACAAATATCTCGGTCTGGGGTCGCCGCCCGGCTTGGCACTGCAATCGACGCGGGTCGAGGCGCTCGCCAACCTTGGCCGTCGCGACGACGCGCGGCGCAGTCTGGCCCGTGCCGAAGCCGATTTCGCGAAACTCGGTGCGCCTGCCGATCGGAACCCCCCTTTTTTAAGGGCGCGCGCTGCGGTGCGGATAGCCGACGGCCAATACGATGACGCGCGCGCCGACCTCGATGCGGCGGAGAAGCTGTTGACCGCGCTGGGCCGGGCGGCAGGGCCTTCGCTGCTGATCGTCAAGCAGCACCGCAGCCGGCTGCGCTGA
- a CDS encoding FAD-binding oxidoreductase has protein sequence MATTRFDRRAFLFAALASWLAGASRGDAMTSNPVAESGGLANFERRFAGTVFRPDTSDYARLSKIYQARATARPALFAHCTSADDVRRAVLAAREAAAPLSVRCGGHSYAGHSLNDGGVVLDLSGLRSIEIAADGGSATVGGGTLAGMIDRATAAKGRATTLGQCPTVGIGGLALGGGVGPLMGRLGLTCDNLLSAQIVLADGRVVTASEEADGDLFWAIRGGGGNFGVATRLTFRLHPVTLVTGGFVTLRSADPRAMLHLYADLCAAAPDDLVMLGMLVPDDEGRPLLMIQVCHLGSPEQAAADIAPLVASPYVIENGVGRLPYADLQTQGPPEMPLLPSTNRAGFRAAFDEVAIDTLARALAEAPGPYMHGLVPLHGAVTATEQSKTAFPLRERGIAYGLTSIIAGPESLSPTRAWIAELNDSLRGSGPGAYVNVMGDEGAEAVKFAYGDNFTRLLALKNRYDPANIFRNNQNIRREPFH, from the coding sequence GTGGCAACGACTCGTTTCGACCGGCGCGCCTTTCTTTTCGCGGCGCTCGCATCATGGCTCGCTGGCGCCTCGCGCGGCGACGCCATGACATCGAATCCCGTCGCCGAGTCCGGCGGTCTTGCGAACTTCGAACGGCGGTTTGCCGGCACCGTATTCCGCCCCGACACGTCCGATTACGCGCGGCTTTCAAAAATCTACCAGGCACGGGCGACGGCACGCCCGGCGCTATTCGCGCATTGCACCTCGGCAGATGATGTCCGGCGGGCTGTGCTCGCCGCGCGGGAGGCGGCTGCCCCGCTTTCGGTTCGGTGCGGCGGACACAGCTATGCCGGGCACAGTCTCAACGACGGCGGCGTGGTTCTCGACCTGTCGGGCCTCCGCTCCATCGAGATCGCGGCCGATGGCGGATCGGCCACCGTCGGGGGCGGGACATTGGCGGGCATGATCGACCGCGCGACCGCGGCGAAGGGCCGCGCGACGACGCTCGGACAGTGCCCGACGGTGGGTATCGGCGGCCTTGCGCTCGGCGGCGGCGTCGGACCGCTGATGGGGCGCTTGGGATTGACCTGCGACAATCTTCTCTCGGCGCAGATCGTGCTCGCCGACGGCCGTGTGGTGACCGCTAGCGAGGAAGCCGACGGCGATCTTTTTTGGGCGATCCGCGGCGGCGGCGGCAATTTCGGCGTCGCCACCCGCCTCACTTTCCGCCTTCACCCCGTCACCCTGGTCACCGGCGGCTTCGTTACGCTGCGCAGCGCCGATCCGCGCGCAATGCTGCATCTTTACGCCGATTTGTGCGCAGCGGCTCCCGACGATCTCGTGATGCTCGGTATGCTGGTGCCCGATGACGAGGGGCGGCCCTTGCTGATGATCCAGGTTTGTCACCTCGGGTCACCCGAACAGGCGGCCGCAGACATCGCGCCGCTTGTCGCTTCGCCTTACGTCATCGAAAATGGTGTCGGGCGCCTGCCCTATGCCGATCTCCAAACGCAAGGACCGCCAGAAATGCCGCTTCTGCCGTCCACTAATCGCGCTGGATTCCGGGCCGCGTTCGATGAGGTGGCGATCGATACGCTCGCTCGGGCCCTTGCCGAGGCGCCTGGCCCCTATATGCATGGTCTGGTGCCGCTGCACGGCGCTGTGACCGCTACCGAGCAATCGAAGACAGCGTTTCCGTTACGCGAAAGGGGCATCGCTTACGGCCTTACATCGATAATCGCGGGACCGGAGTCGCTGTCCCCAACGCGCGCGTGGATCGCCGAGTTGAACGATTCCCTTCGAGGTTCCGGGCCTGGGGCTTATGTAAATGTGATGGGCGATGAGGGAGCCGAGGCCGTAAAGTTCGCCTATGGTGACAATTTTACGCGGCTGTTGGCACTCAAGAACCGGTATGACCCGGCCAATATCTTTAGAAACAACCAGAATATCAGGCGGGAGCCTTTCCACTGA